The following are encoded together in the Bradyrhizobium algeriense genome:
- a CDS encoding alkyl/aryl-sulfatase: MSQPAAIEMPKESPKEASASVIAQHAATLKALPFSDVRDFDDAARGFLGTVENARITSPQGRVVWTLEPYGFLSAEQAPPTVDPSLWRQSRLNMHHGLFEVVPGVYQVRGLDIANMTLIEGDSGVIVVDTLTSIEGARAAMELYFQHRGKRPVAAVIFTHTHTDHWGGARGVLDDEMLASGKVPIIAPNLFMEHAVSENIIAGPAMLRRAMYQFGPLLAKGVRGQVDCGLGKTMAAGAVALLRPTDLIIATGDKRTIDGVEFEFQMAPNSEAPAEMHFFIPRYKLLNLAENCTHNFHNLLPFRGADVRDALAWSKYLGEALQMWGGKADAMCGQHHWPVWGHERIDTMIRQQRDLYKFAHDQTIRLMNHGLTASEIAETIRLPASLEGAWHGRGYYGHIRHNVKAIYQKYLGWYDANPVNLDPLPPVESGRKYVEYMGGADAILARAAKDFAKGEFRFVAQAVSHLVFADPDNQAARAMLADTFEQLGYASESSTWRNAYLFGAQELRQGMPKVPPRSSMPRETLAALRTEQLWDVLGVRLNGPKAEGKRIVLNWNFTDTNESFVLNLENCALTYASGTRAAAADASFTLSRGVLDEVIAKLTTFPEAVGSGKIKVVGDPARLGELMMLMDEFPRMFEIVEPKRTAVS, encoded by the coding sequence ATGAGCCAACCAGCCGCGATTGAAATGCCCAAGGAATCCCCGAAGGAGGCGTCCGCCTCCGTCATCGCCCAGCATGCGGCGACGCTGAAGGCGCTGCCGTTCTCCGACGTCAGGGATTTCGACGACGCCGCGCGCGGCTTCCTCGGCACGGTGGAGAACGCCAGGATCACATCGCCGCAGGGCAGGGTGGTCTGGACTCTGGAGCCCTACGGCTTCCTCTCTGCGGAACAAGCCCCGCCAACCGTCGATCCCAGCCTATGGCGGCAGTCTCGGCTCAACATGCATCACGGCCTGTTCGAAGTGGTGCCCGGCGTCTATCAGGTGCGTGGACTCGACATCGCCAACATGACGCTGATCGAGGGCGACAGCGGCGTCATCGTGGTGGATACGTTGACCTCGATCGAGGGCGCGCGCGCCGCGATGGAACTGTACTTCCAGCACCGTGGCAAGCGGCCGGTCGCCGCCGTCATCTTCACCCACACCCACACCGACCATTGGGGCGGCGCACGCGGCGTGCTCGACGACGAAATGCTTGCGAGCGGCAAGGTGCCGATCATCGCGCCCAATCTGTTCATGGAGCACGCGGTCTCCGAGAACATCATCGCGGGGCCGGCGATGCTGCGTCGCGCGATGTACCAGTTCGGGCCGCTGCTGGCGAAGGGCGTGCGCGGGCAGGTCGATTGCGGGCTCGGCAAGACCATGGCGGCTGGCGCAGTCGCGCTGCTGCGCCCCACCGATCTGATCATCGCGACCGGCGACAAGCGAACCATCGACGGCGTGGAATTCGAATTCCAGATGGCGCCGAACAGCGAAGCGCCGGCGGAAATGCATTTCTTCATCCCGCGTTATAAGCTTTTGAACCTCGCGGAGAACTGCACGCACAATTTCCACAATCTGCTCCCGTTCCGCGGCGCCGATGTGCGCGACGCACTGGCGTGGTCAAAATATCTCGGCGAAGCGCTGCAGATGTGGGGCGGCAAGGCGGATGCGATGTGCGGCCAGCATCACTGGCCGGTCTGGGGTCACGAGCGGATCGACACCATGATCCGCCAGCAGCGCGACCTCTACAAATTCGCGCATGACCAGACCATCCGGCTGATGAACCATGGACTGACGGCGAGCGAAATCGCGGAGACCATCCGCTTGCCGGCGAGCCTCGAGGGTGCCTGGCACGGCCGCGGCTATTACGGGCATATCAGGCACAATGTGAAGGCGATCTACCAGAAATATCTCGGCTGGTACGACGCCAATCCGGTCAATCTCGATCCGCTGCCGCCGGTCGAGTCCGGCAGGAAATATGTCGAGTATATGGGTGGCGCGGATGCGATCCTGGCGCGCGCGGCCAAGGATTTTGCCAAGGGCGAATTCCGCTTCGTCGCGCAAGCCGTGAGCCATCTGGTATTCGCTGATCCCGACAACCAGGCGGCGCGCGCGATGCTGGCCGACACCTTCGAGCAGCTTGGCTATGCCTCGGAAAGTTCGACCTGGCGCAACGCCTATCTGTTCGGCGCGCAGGAATTGCGGCAGGGCATGCCGAAAGTGCCGCCGCGTTCATCGATGCCGCGCGAAACGCTGGCCGCGCTCCGCACCGAACAGCTCTGGGACGTGCTCGGCGTGCGCCTCAATGGCCCCAAGGCTGAAGGCAAGCGCATCGTGCTGAACTGGAATTTCACCGACACCAACGAGAGCTTCGTTCTCAATCTGGAGAATTGCGCGCTGACCTATGCCTCCGGCACGCGAGCCGCCGCTGCCGACGCCAGCTTCACGCTGTCGCGCGGCGTGCTCGACGAAGTGATCGCCAAGCTGACGACGTTCCCGGAAGCGGTCGGCTCCGGCAAGATCAAGGTCGTCGGCGATCCGGCGCGACTCGGCGAACTGATGATGCTGATGGACGAATTCCCGCGGATGTTCGAGATCGTCGAGCCGAAACGGACGGCGGTGAGTTGA
- a CDS encoding NAD(P)/FAD-dependent oxidoreductase, whose protein sequence is MTITDQPRAAQNASIDKERLRQKYLEERNKRLRADGNDQYLRVAGQLAHYLDDPYTPVTPRDPKTDHVTFAFIGGGFAGLATAARMSEAGIKDVRIIEKGGDFGGTWYWNRYPGAQCDTASMVYMPLLEETGHMPSEKYAHAPEILAHCQRIGRQYGLYEHALFHTEVVSLDWDETKSRWTIRTTRGDAFTAQFVGMGTGPLHVPKLPGIEGIESFKGHSFHTSRWDYDYTGGDPKGALMEKLKDKRVGIIGTGATSVQCVPHLARACKELHVFQRTPSSVDIRANAPIDPKWFSQIATSGWQQRWLENFTANQAGGSAEEDLVQDGWTDLSRRIRARVMDLPREQRTPPNMLAAFEDSDFEKMEEIRARVDAIVGDRETAAKLKAWYRQLCKRPCFHDSYLQAFNTPGTYLVDTDGKGVERITKNGVVVAGREYKLDCIIYASGFEVGTEYKRRAGFDLTGRGGVKLSDHWASGMRTKHGIHVHGFPNAFFVQPTQGANLISNVPHNLTEAAKTIALMIRHAQANGFKEIEVTREAEDRWVELLLTGAGLMIGSPDCTPGYYNNEGREPGPAAKLNVGHPAGAMAYFKYIDGWRNSGRFEGLQFR, encoded by the coding sequence ATGACGATCACAGATCAACCCCGGGCCGCGCAGAACGCTTCGATCGACAAGGAACGACTGCGCCAAAAGTATCTGGAAGAGCGCAACAAGCGACTCCGCGCCGACGGCAACGACCAGTATCTCCGCGTCGCGGGGCAGCTAGCGCATTATCTCGACGACCCCTATACGCCCGTCACCCCGCGCGATCCGAAGACCGACCATGTCACCTTTGCCTTTATCGGCGGCGGCTTTGCCGGGCTCGCCACCGCCGCGCGCATGTCGGAAGCCGGCATCAAGGATGTCAGGATCATCGAAAAGGGCGGCGATTTCGGCGGCACCTGGTACTGGAACAGGTATCCCGGCGCGCAATGCGATACCGCGTCGATGGTCTACATGCCGCTGCTCGAAGAAACCGGCCACATGCCGTCGGAGAAATATGCGCATGCGCCGGAAATCCTCGCGCACTGCCAGCGCATCGGCAGGCAATACGGCCTCTACGAACATGCGCTGTTTCACACCGAGGTCGTAAGCCTCGATTGGGACGAGACAAAATCGCGCTGGACCATCCGCACCACTCGCGGCGATGCCTTCACCGCGCAATTCGTCGGCATGGGGACGGGGCCGCTGCATGTGCCGAAACTTCCCGGCATCGAAGGCATCGAGTCCTTCAAGGGGCACTCGTTCCACACCAGCCGTTGGGATTACGATTACACCGGCGGCGACCCCAAGGGCGCGCTGATGGAGAAGTTGAAGGACAAGCGCGTCGGCATCATCGGCACCGGCGCCACTTCCGTGCAGTGCGTGCCGCATCTCGCGCGCGCCTGCAAGGAGCTCCATGTGTTCCAGCGCACGCCGTCCTCCGTCGACATCAGAGCCAATGCGCCGATCGATCCGAAATGGTTTTCGCAGATCGCGACGTCAGGCTGGCAGCAGCGCTGGCTGGAGAACTTTACCGCCAACCAGGCCGGCGGCTCCGCGGAAGAAGATCTGGTGCAGGACGGCTGGACTGATTTGTCGCGGCGTATTCGCGCCAGGGTCATGGACCTGCCGCGTGAGCAGCGCACCCCGCCAAACATGCTGGCGGCGTTCGAGGATTCCGATTTCGAGAAGATGGAGGAAATCCGCGCGCGGGTCGACGCCATCGTCGGCGACCGCGAGACGGCCGCAAAACTCAAGGCCTGGTATCGCCAGCTCTGCAAGCGGCCGTGTTTCCATGATTCGTATCTGCAGGCCTTCAACACGCCGGGCACGTATCTGGTTGATACCGACGGCAAGGGCGTCGAGCGCATCACCAAGAACGGCGTCGTGGTTGCGGGCAGAGAATACAAGCTCGACTGCATCATCTACGCTTCGGGATTTGAGGTCGGCACCGAATACAAGCGGCGTGCCGGCTTCGACCTGACCGGTCGCGGCGGAGTGAAGCTGTCGGACCACTGGGCGTCGGGCATGCGTACCAAGCACGGCATCCACGTCCATGGTTTTCCGAATGCATTCTTCGTCCAGCCGACGCAGGGCGCCAATCTCATCTCCAACGTGCCGCATAATCTGACCGAGGCGGCGAAGACGATTGCGCTGATGATCCGGCATGCACAGGCGAACGGTTTTAAGGAGATCGAAGTCACCAGGGAAGCCGAGGACCGATGGGTCGAACTGCTGCTGACCGGCGCCGGCCTCATGATCGGCTCACCCGATTGCACGCCGGGCTACTACAACAATGAAGGGCGCGAGCCCGGTCCGGCGGCCAAGCTCAATGTCGGCCATCCGGCGGGGGCCATGGCCTATTTCAAATATATCGACGGATGGCGCAACAGCGGCCGGTTCGAGGGGCTGCAGTTCCGCTGA